The genomic region TCATAATCATTTTTGAAATAGCACGAATCGTTCCCCCTACTCCAAAAACATTCTCATGCTTATAAAATTCAGGAATTTTTTCAAGTTCTTTTTTGATAAATTCTTTTGCATATTTTATATCTTGTTTTTTATCAAAAAAAAGCTCTTTTAATCGTATTGTCCCAATATCTAAAGAAATCAAATCAATAATTTTGCCCCCTTGGATAAAAGCGCATTCTGTGCTCCCTCCTCCAATGTCAATTGTAATCCCATCTTTTCTATGTGAAAGATTAGCACAAGCAATGCCTCCATAAAATGCCTCTTTCTTCCCATCAATAACTTTTATTCCGATCCCGCAAGCCTCTCTTACACGTTTAATAAAATCTCCGGCATTTGGTGCATCTCTAATAGCGCTTGTTGCTACACACAAAAGCTTCCTACTACCATACTTTTGCGAAATCTGCTTAAATTCTATCAGAGTTTTTAAGGCCCTTTGCATAGGAATTTCTTGTAACATTCCATCAAATTGATAACTACCTTCTGAAATTCTAACTTTGGATTTAATCTCAGATAAAAGATAAAATCCAAAACGGCTTGTCTTTTGAAAAATAGCCATTCTTGCAGAATTAGAACCTATGTCGATCACGGTAGTTATTTTAGCCATTATTCACCTTCTTGAAGCTGTTCGTATTTGTATTTTAACTCTTCAAAGCTTTCAATATTATCCGGATCAGGAATAATCGCATCAACAGGACATACACCTACGCAATTAGGCTCATCATCATAACCAACACATTCTGTGCATCTATCCGGATCTATCAAATAAATCGGATCGCCCTCATCGATAGCTTCATTGGGGCATTCCTCTCTGCAAGCATCACAAGCAATACATTCATCATTTATTAGCAAAGACATTTTTGACTCCCTAAGTTTTGAATTCTAAGGGATATCTTTTAACCAAAATATTCTTAACATTTATTTAATTCTTGATAAAGACATAAAAAATATATCCACACCATAAGAAATTTTTTCATCCAAAGAAGTTATATTTGAAGATAAATCACAAAAAATAATTTTAGAATTTGGTACATAAGAAATAAGATTTGAAAAATCTTGCGCAATATAAATCATTTGCGCTTTTGCAAGGATTGCTTTTTTTAACTCTTGTAGTGAATAAATTTTGACAATAGGCAAAAGCCCTAATCTCAAAGCAAATGCACACATATTTTTAAGCTCTTTATTGAGAACATTTACTTCCAAAATAACACAATCGCTTCCATAAATAACTGATTCAAGCAATTGATAAGGACTGATAAAAATATCATTATGGATAATTAATTTTTTGGTATAGCGGCGTAAAAGTGTGAGTGAATCAAATATATTTTTATCCGGTATATTTTGCTCATATATTGAAGTAAAATCAATCATAATAGCTTTTGCATCTAATGTATCTATCAAAAAAAGTTCTTCTTCAACCAAAGGAGGAGAAATAATTGCTTTTTTGGCAATTAATTCGTTTTTTTTTCTTGCAAAATCATGCGCTTGCGCTCTTGGAATATAAGGATTATAAGACAAACTTCTCCCCAAAAGATCAAAAGACAAAAAATCTTCTCTAAGCCGGATGCTTTCATTTAGATTTTTAAGACTTTTTGAAGAATATTGCATTATTTTGTGCAAGAATTAATGCTATCAAAATGGGATTTTAATTCAGTCTCTATTTCTATTTGTTCTTTAGGAATAGTAGCAAATATTTTTTTAGCTTCAATACATTTACCTAACTTATAATATCCCCATGCAAGTGAATCCACATAAGAAACCGACCCGGGATCAACCTCTAGGGCAATTTTTACATAATGGATACCTTTTTTTACATCTAAATTATAATCAATAAGCATATAACCCAAAAAATTATAAAAAAATGCATCTTGAGAATTCAAGTTCTCTTTAATAGAGACAATTTCTTTTTGACGCTCACTTAAAGAGTGTTCAAGTTTTTTGATGATCTCTTCAATAGTCTGTTTTTTAGGAGTTTCCATAGATTGATAAAGATAAATAGCTTCCAAAGCTAAATATTTAGGGTTTTTTTGTTCTTTGTAGATAAGGCTAGCTTGCTTGGATGCAGCAGAAAATTCCTTTTGTGCGACATATAATTCTAACAAAAGATGCCTATTGAGAGGAAAAGTTTGAGCAATTTCTTGGGCTTGTTTATACTTTTTTTGATAAGCAAGAATACGGATCAAATATCTGGCATTTTCAATTGTAGGGGATTTGTTATATATCATTTGAAAAACCTCTTGAGCATCGCTTAAATCATTAAGCCGGACAAAAGCATCAAAACTCTTTTGGCATAAATCCTTTGAGCAGCCATATTTTTCCAAATGCGATTTAAGCAAACCGGTAGCTGCCGGTTTGTCATTTTTAGCTAAATAAATCATTAAAATCTTACTCAAAGCCTCTTCATCATGAGTTTGATTATAAACATTATCTAACAACCCAAATGCTTTATCAAAATTTTTTTCACTCAAATAAAGTGTTCCCAAAACATTATCTACAGGCAAAGAATCCTCTTCTTTTTTGATAGACTCAAGCAAAGAAATAGCCTTTTTGATATCTCCCATACGAATGTAACTATCAGCCAAAATCTTACTTGTGGGTAAGTCTTTAGTATTCTTGGTTACATTTTGATAAAGCAAGGCAAGTTTAGCTGCTGTCTGCATATCTCCCATATTAGCAGCAGATAGGGCTGCTTCTTTGGCATAAGCAATATTTTTTGTCTCTTCATATAATGTTAAATATCCATCCTTAGCACCCTTAAAATCACCTCTATTAAATGCATCCGAACTCAACATCAAATAATAATCTTCAGAAAAAGTATTTGCATCCAAGATAGCACACACCATCAATCCACAAATAATTCCAAGAATTACTTTAAACATTTTATACCTTCGCACAATTTGCATAAATTCTCCAACTCCTTATTATTAATATTATTTCTTTTAAAGCTCTCCCAAAATGGAAAATTCACACATTGCTTAGGTCTTACCTGATAAATCAGACATTTTTTAGCTACATCATCAAAAAATATACAAGCAACCCCATCCTCACTTGGCTTTTCTAAAAATGAAAATTTATACCCTACCTTTTTAACATATTTTTGTGTAAATTCATTAAACGCCATAGCCAAAAAATCACTGATTTGAGATAATTCATTTATACTTGCAAAAATATACCCGCTCTCTCCGGTACAACATTTTCCCCCGCATGTTTTACAAGCATTCCCATCAAATCCAAAATCAAAGTCCATTTTAACTCCTCAATGATGGGAAATATAAGATTAAAAAGTATATTTTAAAGTAACTACCATTCTACCCATCAACATATCCCCAACCATTTGCGAATAAGTTAGCGAACCATTAAAATCTTTTGTAAAAGCATAGCTAATTTGTGGAGAGATTTCAACAAGTTCGGAATCAGCTGTTAGATTAGTCTTTCTGGCAGGAATAACCGGTCCTCGATTATGCCCTTCATGGTAACCATTATTAACAGGATCAGGATACTTATCGCCAATTCGTTTTGATCCTTTTTTCATATAAGGGTATCGATTTTTACCTCCTACCCATGCTA from Helicobacter sp. 11S03491-1 harbors:
- a CDS encoding indole-3-glycerol phosphate synthase produces the protein MSFDLLGRSLSYNPYIPRAQAHDFARKKNELIAKKAIISPPLVEEELFLIDTLDAKAIMIDFTSIYEQNIPDKNIFDSLTLLRRYTKKLIIHNDIFISPYQLLESVIYGSDCVILEVNVLNKELKNMCAFALRLGLLPIVKIYSLQELKKAILAKAQMIYIAQDFSNLISYVPNSKIIFCDLSSNITSLDEKISYGVDIFFMSLSRIK
- a CDS encoding ATP-dependent nuclease subunit B; this translates as MFKVILGIICGLMVCAILDANTFSEDYYLMLSSDAFNRGDFKGAKDGYLTLYEETKNIAYAKEAALSAANMGDMQTAAKLALLYQNVTKNTKDLPTSKILADSYIRMGDIKKAISLLESIKKEEDSLPVDNVLGTLYLSEKNFDKAFGLLDNVYNQTHDEEALSKILMIYLAKNDKPAATGLLKSHLEKYGCSKDLCQKSFDAFVRLNDLSDAQEVFQMIYNKSPTIENARYLIRILAYQKKYKQAQEIAQTFPLNRHLLLELYVAQKEFSAASKQASLIYKEQKNPKYLALEAIYLYQSMETPKKQTIEEIIKKLEHSLSERQKEIVSIKENLNSQDAFFYNFLGYMLIDYNLDVKKGIHYVKIALEVDPGSVSYVDSLAWGYYKLGKCIEAKKIFATIPKEQIEIETELKSHFDSINSCTK
- a CDS encoding YfhL family 4Fe-4S dicluster ferredoxin gives rise to the protein MSLLINDECIACDACREECPNEAIDEGDPIYLIDPDRCTECVGYDDEPNCVGVCPVDAIIPDPDNIESFEELKYKYEQLQEGE
- a CDS encoding YkgJ family cysteine cluster protein — its product is MDFDFGFDGNACKTCGGKCCTGESGYIFASINELSQISDFLAMAFNEFTQKYVKKVGYKFSFLEKPSEDGVACIFFDDVAKKCLIYQVRPKQCVNFPFWESFKRNNINNKELENLCKLCEGIKCLK